A stretch of DNA from Agrobacterium cucumeris:
GTCAGATTGACCATATGCCGGTGCGCATCAACGATGCGAGCGTAACCACGCGGCGTGATTGCCGCCATCTGCTCGGCCATCTGCGGCGTCGAATTCGGATCATCAGAACCAGTCAGGAAAAGCGCGGGGCAAGCGACCGAAGGCCAGCGATCCGCATAGGTCTCATCCCCGCCCGCAAAGGCCGTGTAGGCAACTGCGTAACCTTCCGGGTCGACCATTTCCAGCCAACCGCGTGTCAGTTCCCGCGCATGCTGGCTCTTGGCGTCATCGCCGAACCAGCGCAACAGTGGACCTTCCTTGTCCACGCCCTCGGTGCGAATTGCCGCCGCACGGGCAAGCACCGCTGCTTTTGCCACCGGATCACGGCGATAGACGCCGTTCAGGTAACCGACGCGCGCAATCCGATCTCCGAAGGTTGCTGCCGCTCCGCCGGAAATCAATGCGCCCATGGAATGGCCGGCAACATTGGCGCGTGCGATCCGCATATCGTCAAGAAAACGGCCGAACCAGCCGACAAAATCCGTAAGCGTGCTGCCCGCGGCCAAACGTGCGCTGCCGCCATGGCCCGGCATATCGACCGCAATGACACGGTGCGTCCGGGAAAAAACTTCGATCTGCGGCTCCCATGCTTCAAGCCGCATGCCGACGCCGTGGATGAGGATCAGATCCTCACCCGCACCGGCTTCGAAATAAGCCGCCCCGCCCTCGGTCGTCTTGCGAGGGAGCGCGGCAGCACCTGCCTTTGCAACATTGACCCTTGAGGTGGTGGCGGCCTCCTGCATTGACGTCGCCCTCAAACGCCGGCCGGGTTGGCGACATCCTGACCGAGATCCTGCAGATCCTGGTAACGGTCGCCAATACGGTGATGGGGCCGGCCGCCAACCGAAGCGCCGAGTGCGACGACGATCTCATCGGCAGCCGGGGCATCGGGAATGGCGGTCTGAATGGTCAGATAATGCGAACGGCGGCCTTCATCATTCTTGTCCATCAGCGGGATCATGATCGGTGCATTGCCCGGACCACGGGTGTTACAGAAGGCCAGGTAAGATTTCGCGCCAACCGCTTGGCGATAGTGATTGCCAAACCGCAACGTGTGGATGAGCGCGGACGCATGTTCGATCTCACCATCCAGCCCGACGACCGCCGCCTTGCCATAGGCCTCCACAGCTTCGCCCGAGCCGACGGCATCAAGGATCATCTTCGTCAGCAACTCGCCAAGCACGGGCGCACCGGCATGGATTTCCGGCTTCAGGTTTTCCACGAAGCCTTTTCCCGCCCAGGGATTTTTCACGACCGCAATCGCGCTGAACAGCTTCAAGGGCGTAGCGGCAGCCTTGCCTCCCTCAATCAACGTCGTTTCGACCTGCAGCAGGGTCTTGCGGATCTGGATGGACATGGGCGTTCTCTCCGTAAATATGATGTCTTATGGTATGCCATAATACATTACTGTCAAGGGCCAGATGATTTTCGTTTTCAAAATCGAAAATCATTAATTTTAACAGTATGTTACACCTTAAAATTCCGCGATGCTTCCGTCATAGGCGAGCTCGTACAGACGCGTCATTTCGGCAATTGTGGGCACCCGGGGGTTATTGGCGGGCGTGCCAGACGCAAGGCCCTGACGCACCATTTCCGGCAACAGTTCGAGATAGCGGCTCCTGTCGATGCCGAACTCTTGCGGGGTCGGCACCTTCAGCCGCCTGTTCAGGCCGATGAAGGCCTCCACCAGCTTTGTGCCGGCAATCTGGTCGCTATCCGCCGCGCTGGCACAACCCAGGGCACGGGCGGCGGCGGCATAATGCGGCAAAGCGGAATTCAGCGAAAACTGCGTGACCAGTGGCAGTACCATCGCATTCGACATGCCATGCGGCACATGGAAAAAAGCACCGACCGGCCGGCTGAGACCATGGATCAGCGCAGTCGATGTGTTGGAAACGGCAAGCCCGGCATGGGTTGCGCCCAGCATCATCGCTTCGCGCGCATCCCGGTCATCAGGATTATCAGCCACTTTTTCAAGATTTGCGCCGATCAGCTTCAGCGCGGAAAGCGCCAGCGCTTCGGAATGGGCGTTGCCGTTACGGTTGACCAGCGCCTCCAGCGCGTGGGTCAATGCATCGATGCCTGTATCGACGGTGACGCGGTAGGGGCA
This window harbors:
- a CDS encoding alpha/beta fold hydrolase, whose product is MQEAATTSRVNVAKAGAAALPRKTTEGGAAYFEAGAGEDLILIHGVGMRLEAWEPQIEVFSRTHRVIAVDMPGHGGSARLAAGSTLTDFVGWFGRFLDDMRIARANVAGHSMGALISGGAAATFGDRIARVGYLNGVYRRDPVAKAAVLARAAAIRTEGVDKEGPLLRWFGDDAKSQHARELTRGWLEMVDPEGYAVAYTAFAGGDETYADRWPSVACPALFLTGSDDPNSTPQMAEQMAAITPRGYARIVDAHRHMVNLTAPETVNALMAEWLAIEEEPQ
- a CDS encoding amino acid synthesis family protein produces the protein MSIQIRKTLLQVETTLIEGGKAAATPLKLFSAIAVVKNPWAGKGFVENLKPEIHAGAPVLGELLTKMILDAVGSGEAVEAYGKAAVVGLDGEIEHASALIHTLRFGNHYRQAVGAKSYLAFCNTRGPGNAPIMIPLMDKNDEGRRSHYLTIQTAIPDAPAADEIVVALGASVGGRPHHRIGDRYQDLQDLGQDVANPAGV
- a CDS encoding iron-containing alcohol dehydrogenase, translated to MINRVLMPREMLIGGGSRFRLPAMLKSLGVNRPLLVCDPVMQKLGHADALLQALSGEGIDGAIFSEVVEDPTDISIAALVKRISDGSHDGLVALGGGSAMDTAKAGAIVATSGEELRTLKVPRIVDFAAMPVIAIPTTAGTGSEVTRAAVVTDTVASEKMLILGTAALPVAAIIDYELTLTCPYRVTVDTGIDALTHALEALVNRNGNAHSEALALSALKLIGANLEKVADNPDDRDAREAMMLGATHAGLAVSNTSTALIHGLSRPVGAFFHVPHGMSNAMVLPLVTQFSLNSALPHYAAAARALGCASAADSDQIAGTKLVEAFIGLNRRLKVPTPQEFGIDRSRYLELLPEMVRQGLASGTPANNPRVPTIAEMTRLYELAYDGSIAEF